The following is a genomic window from Sphingorhabdus sp. Alg231-15.
ACAGGCTTCTTCTCCGCTTCACCATCCGCACCATCATCGGATTTTATCGAGATGGCAGGCGGCAGCGCGCTAGCGTCCAGGCCGTTTGATTCGCCGTTGGTTTCGGCGACTTCAGCGGCCGGCTTACGCGGGCGGCGCGCACGGACCGGTTTTTTCTCCGCTGGAGCGTCAGTCTGCCCATCTTCTTGGCCGGCCGGAGCAGCTGTATCCTGCGCATTATCCGGTTTCGCACCCCGGTCGCGTTGTTGGCGGCCACGTGGATTGCGATCCTGACGGTCGCCATCGTCCTGATCAGGCCTGTCATCGCGATCTGCATTTTGGTTGCGTTGTTCTTCGCGGGCCAGTCGCTGCTCTTCACGGCGCGCCTGGCTATCCGCATTCACGCGGAAATAATGGTCGGCAAATTGATGATAATATTCGGCATTGACGCGATC
Proteins encoded in this region:
- a CDS encoding DUF4167 domain-containing protein; this translates as MNNRQAGGRRRGRNNNSNRNQGNRGGGGVDRDNRIDNRARGNAAQMLDKYKKMAQDAQVNGDRVNAEYYHQFADHYFRVNADSQARREEQRLAREEQRNQNADRDDRPDQDDGDRQDRNPRGRQQRDRGAKPDNAQDTAAPAGQEDGQTDAPAEKKPVRARRPRKPAAEVAETNGESNGLDASALPPAISIKSDDGADGEAEKKPVRKRRTVKAKAAETETAQEGDAA